The following proteins are co-located in the Meriones unguiculatus strain TT.TT164.6M chromosome 4, Bangor_MerUng_6.1, whole genome shotgun sequence genome:
- the Tmem161a gene encoding transmembrane protein 161A isoform X1, which yields MAVLGAQLVVTLFAATLMHRLAPHCSFARWLLCNGSLFRYVHPSEEELRALAGKPRPRGRKDRWANGLHDEKPLLVPRDAHFQLATCPLTSVDALVLRFFLEYQWFVDFAVYSVGVYLFTEAYYFVLGPVQETNIAVFWCLLTLAFSLKMFLMVTRLYFSAKEGGERSVCLSFAFFFLLLAMLVQVVREESLELGLEPGLASLTQNLEPVLKKQDWDWALPVVKLVIRLGLAVLGSLLGAFLIFPGLRLAQTHQDALTLSADRPLMQLLLHASFLSPLCTLWLWTKPVARDFLYQASMRNVTFSLPSEGAFDSLRLWVLVALCLLRLAVTRPHLQAYLCLAKARVEQLRKEAGRIEAREIQQRVVRVYCYVTVVSLQYLTPLILTLHGTLLLKTLGGYSWALGPAAPPVAPSHSSDTLISVDPAGDEAQQTAAQVARVLGSLLTPLFLRGVLAYLIWWTAACQLLSSLFGLYFHQHLTVS from the exons ATG GCCGTCCTGGGAGCACAGCTGGTGGTGACGCTGTTTGCGGCCACCCTCATGCACAGGCTGGCGCCGCACTGCTCCTTCGCCCGCTGGCTGCTCTGCAATGGCAG TTTGTTCCGGTACGTCCATCCATCTGAGGAGGAGCTGCGGGCGCTGGCAGGGAAACCGAGGCCCAGGGGCAGGAAGGATCG GTGGGCGAATGGCCTTCATGATGAGAAGCCATTGTTGGTGCCTCGAGATGCCCATTTCCAGCTGGCGACCTGTCCCCTCACGTCTGTGGATGCCCTAG TCCTGCGCTTCTTTCTGGAATACCAGTGGTTTGTGGACTTTGCTGTGTACTCCGTCGGTGTATACCTCTTCACGGAGGCCTACTATTTTGTGCTGGGCCCGGTTCAGGAGACCAACATCGCTGTGTTCTGGTGCCTGCTCACCCTGGCCTTCTCTCT CAAAATGTTCCTCATGGTGACCCGGCTGTACTTCAGCGCCAAGGAGGGCGGCGAGCGCTCCGTGTGTCTCTCCTTcgccttcttcttcctcctcctggccATGCTGGTGCAGGTGGTGCGGGAGGAGAGCCTGGAGCTGGGCCTGGAGCCAG GCCTGGCCAGCCTCACACAGAACCTAGAGCCTGTTCTGAAGAAGCAGGATTGGGACTGGGC ACTCCCTGTGGTCAAGCTGGTTATCCGCCTTGGACTGGCAGTGCTAGGCTCTTTGCTGGGAGCCTTCCTCATTTTCCCTGGCCTGAGGCTGGCCCAGACCCACCAGGATGCGCTGACCCTGTCTGCAGACCGACCTCTGATGCA GCTGCTCCTGCACGCCAGCTTCCTGTCGCCCCTGTGCACCTTGTGGCTCTGGACAAAGCCCGTTGCGCGGGACTTCCTGTATCAGGCATCCATGAGGAACGTGACCTTTTCTCT GCCGTCAGAAGGGGCCTTTGACTCCTTGCGCCTCTGGGTGCTGGTGGCCCTGTGTCTGCTGCGGCTGGCGGTGACCCGGCCACACCTGCAGGCCTACCTGTGCCTGGCCAAGGCTCGTGTGGAGCAGCTGCGCAAGGAGGCTGGCCGAATTGAGGCCCGAGAGATCCAGCAGCGG GTGGTCCGAGTCTACTGTTACGTGACTGTGGTGAGCCTGCAGTACCTGACTCCGCTCATCCTCACTCTGCACGGCACACTGCTGCTCAAGACCCTGG GTGGATACTCTTGGGCCCTGGGCCCTGCTGCTCCTCCAGTGGCCCCATCCCACTCCTCAGACACTTTGATCTCTGTAGACCCAGCAGGAGATGAGGCCCAGCAAACTGCTGCCCAGGTCGCAAGGGTCCTGGGTAGTCTGCTCACGCCCCTCTTCCTCCGTGGGGTGCTGGCCTACCTCATCTGGTGGACCGCTGCCTGCCAGCTGCTTTCCAGCCTCTTCGGCCTCTATTTCCACCAGCACCTGACAGTCTCTTAG
- the Tmem161a gene encoding transmembrane protein 161A isoform X2, producing the protein MHRLAPHCSFARWLLCNGSLFRYVHPSEEELRALAGKPRPRGRKDRWANGLHDEKPLLVPRDAHFQLATCPLTSVDALVLRFFLEYQWFVDFAVYSVGVYLFTEAYYFVLGPVQETNIAVFWCLLTLAFSLKMFLMVTRLYFSAKEGGERSVCLSFAFFFLLLAMLVQVVREESLELGLEPGLASLTQNLEPVLKKQDWDWALPVVKLVIRLGLAVLGSLLGAFLIFPGLRLAQTHQDALTLSADRPLMQLLLHASFLSPLCTLWLWTKPVARDFLYQASMRNVTFSLPSEGAFDSLRLWVLVALCLLRLAVTRPHLQAYLCLAKARVEQLRKEAGRIEAREIQQRVVRVYCYVTVVSLQYLTPLILTLHGTLLLKTLGGYSWALGPAAPPVAPSHSSDTLISVDPAGDEAQQTAAQVARVLGSLLTPLFLRGVLAYLIWWTAACQLLSSLFGLYFHQHLTVS; encoded by the exons ATGCACAGGCTGGCGCCGCACTGCTCCTTCGCCCGCTGGCTGCTCTGCAATGGCAG TTTGTTCCGGTACGTCCATCCATCTGAGGAGGAGCTGCGGGCGCTGGCAGGGAAACCGAGGCCCAGGGGCAGGAAGGATCG GTGGGCGAATGGCCTTCATGATGAGAAGCCATTGTTGGTGCCTCGAGATGCCCATTTCCAGCTGGCGACCTGTCCCCTCACGTCTGTGGATGCCCTAG TCCTGCGCTTCTTTCTGGAATACCAGTGGTTTGTGGACTTTGCTGTGTACTCCGTCGGTGTATACCTCTTCACGGAGGCCTACTATTTTGTGCTGGGCCCGGTTCAGGAGACCAACATCGCTGTGTTCTGGTGCCTGCTCACCCTGGCCTTCTCTCT CAAAATGTTCCTCATGGTGACCCGGCTGTACTTCAGCGCCAAGGAGGGCGGCGAGCGCTCCGTGTGTCTCTCCTTcgccttcttcttcctcctcctggccATGCTGGTGCAGGTGGTGCGGGAGGAGAGCCTGGAGCTGGGCCTGGAGCCAG GCCTGGCCAGCCTCACACAGAACCTAGAGCCTGTTCTGAAGAAGCAGGATTGGGACTGGGC ACTCCCTGTGGTCAAGCTGGTTATCCGCCTTGGACTGGCAGTGCTAGGCTCTTTGCTGGGAGCCTTCCTCATTTTCCCTGGCCTGAGGCTGGCCCAGACCCACCAGGATGCGCTGACCCTGTCTGCAGACCGACCTCTGATGCA GCTGCTCCTGCACGCCAGCTTCCTGTCGCCCCTGTGCACCTTGTGGCTCTGGACAAAGCCCGTTGCGCGGGACTTCCTGTATCAGGCATCCATGAGGAACGTGACCTTTTCTCT GCCGTCAGAAGGGGCCTTTGACTCCTTGCGCCTCTGGGTGCTGGTGGCCCTGTGTCTGCTGCGGCTGGCGGTGACCCGGCCACACCTGCAGGCCTACCTGTGCCTGGCCAAGGCTCGTGTGGAGCAGCTGCGCAAGGAGGCTGGCCGAATTGAGGCCCGAGAGATCCAGCAGCGG GTGGTCCGAGTCTACTGTTACGTGACTGTGGTGAGCCTGCAGTACCTGACTCCGCTCATCCTCACTCTGCACGGCACACTGCTGCTCAAGACCCTGG GTGGATACTCTTGGGCCCTGGGCCCTGCTGCTCCTCCAGTGGCCCCATCCCACTCCTCAGACACTTTGATCTCTGTAGACCCAGCAGGAGATGAGGCCCAGCAAACTGCTGCCCAGGTCGCAAGGGTCCTGGGTAGTCTGCTCACGCCCCTCTTCCTCCGTGGGGTGCTGGCCTACCTCATCTGGTGGACCGCTGCCTGCCAGCTGCTTTCCAGCCTCTTCGGCCTCTATTTCCACCAGCACCTGACAGTCTCTTAG
- the Slc25a42 gene encoding mitochondrial coenzyme A transporter SLC25A42 isoform X2 — translation MGNGVQEGSVHLREDAEAVLSGAVSSKRDHRQVLSSLLSGALAGALAKTAVAPLDRTKIIFQVSSKRFSAKEAFRLLYFTYLNEGFLSLWRGNSATMVRVIPYAAIQFSAHEEYKRILGRYYGFRGEALPPWPRLLAGALAGTTAASLTYPLDLVRARMAVTPKEMYSNIFHVFIRISREEGLKTLYFGFTPTVLGVIPYAGLSFFTYESLKSLHREYSGRPQPYPFERMVFGACAGLIGQSASYPLDVVRRRMQTAGVTGHQHGSILSTLRSIVREEGAVRGLYKGLSMNWLKGPIAVGISFTTFDLMQILLRQLQS, via the exons ATGGGTAATGGTGTGCAGGAAGGCTCTGTGCACCTGCGCGAGGATGCCGAAGCTGTCCTATCTGGGGCCGTCTCCTCAAAG AGAGACCACAGGCAAGTGCTCAGCTCCCTGCTGTCTGGAGCCCTGGCTGGTGCACTTGCCAAGACAGCAGTAGCCCCCCTGGACCGGACCAAGATCATCTTCCAAG tgtcTTCAAAAAGATTTTCTGCCAAG GAGGCCTTCCGGCTCCTCTACTTCACCTACCTCAACGAAGGCTTTCTCAGCCTATGGCGCGGGAACTCGGCCACCATGGTGCGAGTGATTCCTTATGCTGCCATCCAGTTCAGCGCACACGAGGAATACAAGCGCATCCTGGGCCGCTACTATGGTTTCCGTGGAGA AGCACTGCCCCCATGGCCCCGCCTTCTGGCTGGCGCGTTGGCAGGAACCACCGCTGCTTCCCTCACATACCCTCTGGACCTGGTCAGAGCAAGGATGGCTGTGACACCCAAAGAGAT GTACAGCAACATCTTTCACGTCTTCATTCGCATCTCGAGAGAAGAAGGGCTGAAGACCCTGTACTTTGGGTTCACACCCACTGTTCTGGGTGTCATTCCCTATGCGGGACTCAGCTTCTTTACTTACGAGTCACTGAAGAGCCTGCACAGAG AGTACAGTGGCCGCCCGCAGCCCTACCCCTTTGAGCGCATGGTCTTCGGGGCCTGTGCTGGCCTTATCGGGCAGTCAGCCTCCTACCCTCTGGATGTGGTGCGTCGGCGTATGCAGACTGCAGGTGTCACAGGCCACCAGCATGGCTCCATCCTGAGCACGCTGCGCTCCATCGTACGCGAAGAGGGTGCGGTGCGGGGCCTCTACAAGGGCCTGAGCATGAACTGGCTGAAAGGCCCGATTGCTGTGGGAATCAGCTTCACCACTTTTGACCTCATGCAGATCCTGCTGCGCCAGCTGCAGAGCTAG
- the Slc25a42 gene encoding mitochondrial coenzyme A transporter SLC25A42 isoform X1, translated as MFQPLKASMQKGLSLPLSSTPGMGNGVQEGSVHLREDAEAVLSGAVSSKRDHRQVLSSLLSGALAGALAKTAVAPLDRTKIIFQVSSKRFSAKEAFRLLYFTYLNEGFLSLWRGNSATMVRVIPYAAIQFSAHEEYKRILGRYYGFRGEALPPWPRLLAGALAGTTAASLTYPLDLVRARMAVTPKEMYSNIFHVFIRISREEGLKTLYFGFTPTVLGVIPYAGLSFFTYESLKSLHREYSGRPQPYPFERMVFGACAGLIGQSASYPLDVVRRRMQTAGVTGHQHGSILSTLRSIVREEGAVRGLYKGLSMNWLKGPIAVGISFTTFDLMQILLRQLQS; from the exons GACTGAGCCTCCCACTGTCCAGCACGCCTGGGATGGGTAATGGTGTGCAGGAAGGCTCTGTGCACCTGCGCGAGGATGCCGAAGCTGTCCTATCTGGGGCCGTCTCCTCAAAG AGAGACCACAGGCAAGTGCTCAGCTCCCTGCTGTCTGGAGCCCTGGCTGGTGCACTTGCCAAGACAGCAGTAGCCCCCCTGGACCGGACCAAGATCATCTTCCAAG tgtcTTCAAAAAGATTTTCTGCCAAG GAGGCCTTCCGGCTCCTCTACTTCACCTACCTCAACGAAGGCTTTCTCAGCCTATGGCGCGGGAACTCGGCCACCATGGTGCGAGTGATTCCTTATGCTGCCATCCAGTTCAGCGCACACGAGGAATACAAGCGCATCCTGGGCCGCTACTATGGTTTCCGTGGAGA AGCACTGCCCCCATGGCCCCGCCTTCTGGCTGGCGCGTTGGCAGGAACCACCGCTGCTTCCCTCACATACCCTCTGGACCTGGTCAGAGCAAGGATGGCTGTGACACCCAAAGAGAT GTACAGCAACATCTTTCACGTCTTCATTCGCATCTCGAGAGAAGAAGGGCTGAAGACCCTGTACTTTGGGTTCACACCCACTGTTCTGGGTGTCATTCCCTATGCGGGACTCAGCTTCTTTACTTACGAGTCACTGAAGAGCCTGCACAGAG AGTACAGTGGCCGCCCGCAGCCCTACCCCTTTGAGCGCATGGTCTTCGGGGCCTGTGCTGGCCTTATCGGGCAGTCAGCCTCCTACCCTCTGGATGTGGTGCGTCGGCGTATGCAGACTGCAGGTGTCACAGGCCACCAGCATGGCTCCATCCTGAGCACGCTGCGCTCCATCGTACGCGAAGAGGGTGCGGTGCGGGGCCTCTACAAGGGCCTGAGCATGAACTGGCTGAAAGGCCCGATTGCTGTGGGAATCAGCTTCACCACTTTTGACCTCATGCAGATCCTGCTGCGCCAGCTGCAGAGCTAG